The genome window TTACCCCGATTAGGGACGACATTGATCAGGCGAACTTGCTGATTTTGCGCACTAAAGTTAGAGACAACATCTGCCGTGTTGTCAGCACTACCATCATCGACAACAATTACTTCGTAAGTTAAGCCCTGCCGGTTACAGTAACTTACAATTTCCTCTAGCGTTTGCTCGATGCGCAAAGCTTCGTTGTATGCAGGAACAATAATTGAAAGACTAATCTCCATTGATGCTAGGCCGTATCAACCTGTGGTTCAGCTTCTTCACTCAGTGAAGTGTCATAACTGTGGCGATTACGCAGCGAGAAAAGCATTCCCGGAATACCAACTGCAATATATTGAATCAGGTGCTGGAAAGTTACCATGGAAAGCGCAACTTCCTTCTTTACTCCGATATGCACAAGGGCAATCGTTGAGAGTGCTTCAATTACGCCGACCCCTCCAGGTGCCGCGGGAACAAGCGAGCTAAAATTAACTGCAGCTAAAAATAAACTCAATTCACTTAAGCTTAGAGGATTTGCAAAGGCTAAAGTGACGCACCAATAGACGCAAAGTTCTACGGACCAAAT of bacterium contains these proteins:
- a CDS encoding glycosyltransferase; translation: MEISLSIIVPAYNEALRIEQTLEEIVSYCNRQGLTYEVIVVDDGSADNTADVVSNFSAQNQQVRLINVVPNRG